One segment of Solanum stenotomum isolate F172 chromosome 1, ASM1918654v1, whole genome shotgun sequence DNA contains the following:
- the LOC125856713 gene encoding uncharacterized protein LOC125856713: MAPYKVLYGRRCRSPIGWFEVGEAEWIGLYLVHQSMEKVNILQEMLKTSQSREKSYTDVRRRDLEISKRIGNVAYKLELLSELATVHPVFHISMWKKYMSDPSLIKPTENIGITKNLSYEDVPIQILDHQVHMLRTKEVALVKVLWRNQFVEEAT; encoded by the exons ATGGCTCCTTATAAGgttctttatgggagaagatgtagatctcctattggttgGTTCGAGGTTGGTGAAGCTGAGTGGATAGGACTATATTTGGTTCATCAATCCATGGAGAAGGTGAACATTCTTCAGGAAATGTTAAAGACATCACAAAGTCGTGAGAAATCCTAtacagatgttaggagaagggacttaga GATATCAAAGAGAATTGGAAATGTAGCTTATAAGTTGGAGCTACTGTCAGAGTTAGCAACAGTCCATCCAGTATTCCACATTTCAATGTGGAAGAAGTATATGAgtgatccttcacttattaaACCTACTGAGAATATCGGTATTACGAAAAACCTATCTTACGAGGATGTACCCATTCAGATTCTTGATCATCAGGTTCACatgttgaggaccaaggaggtTGCACTAGTTAAGGTCTTATGGagaaatcaatttgttgaggaagctacttga